One segment of Primulina tabacum isolate GXHZ01 chromosome 6, ASM2559414v2, whole genome shotgun sequence DNA contains the following:
- the LOC142549247 gene encoding amino acid transporter AVT6C-like, which yields MAPATISTGAVTPLLPKRDVSPRRRAVPGAVFNVSTSIIGAGIMSIPATLKVLGVIPAFFMIVFIGILVDISVEYMLRFTYSGESTSYAGLMKESFGWVGSVAVQICVIITNLGCLIMYLIIIGDVLSGKGPEHLGVLREWFGIQWWNTRAVALLCIVVFVMLPLVLYRRVESLWLSSAVSVFLAVLFVGICSAMAISAIIRGEIKSPRILPQLDNGASFFNLFTAVPVIVTAFTFHFNVHAIGIELGRPADMILAVKISLILCAVIYFAIGIFGYLLFGDSTMDDILVNFNQTSVGSTISSLMCDIIRLSYALHLVLVFPLLNFSLRANIDEFLFSKRPVLTVDTKRFAFLTLALLVVIYILAITIPSISYIFQFMGSTSAVCLAFIFPGAIALRDIHGISSRRDKIIAVSMIALAVVTSSIAISTNIYKMIVNSS from the exons ATGGCCCCGGCGACCATCTCCACCGGAGCCGTCACCCCTCTCCTCCCGAAAAGAGACGTCAGTCCACGCAGAAGAGCGGTCCCGGGGGCGGTTTTCAACGTGTCGACCAGCATAATTGGCGCGGGGATCATGTCTATTCCGGCCACCCTCAAGGTCTTAGGAGTTATTCCGGCCTTTTTCATGATCGTCTTCATAGGAATTCTGGTGGACATCTCGGTCGAATACATGCTGAGGTTTACGTATTCCGGCGAGTCAACGTCGTACGCCGGATTGATGAAAGAATCTTTCGGCTGGGTCGGGTCAGTTGCGGTTCAGATTTGTGTGATTATCACAAATCTTGGATGCCTCATCATGTATCTTATAATTATTG GGGACGTACTCTCTGGTAAAGGGCCGGAGCATTTAGGAGTTTTGCGGGAATGGTTTGGCATTCAATGGTGGAATACGCGGGCTGTTGCTCTCCTCTGTATAGTTGTTTTTGTTATGCTCCCACTCGTATTGTATCGTCGTGTAG AATCATTGTGGTTGAGTTCAGCAGTGTCGGTTTTCCTAGCAGTTCTGTTTGTTGGCATATGCTCGGCTATGGCGATTAGTGCGATAATTCGAGGTGAAATTAAGAGCCCAAGAATCCTACCCCAACTGGATAATGGAGCTTCCTTTTTCAATCTTTTCACAGCTGTTCCTGTCATTGTCACAGCTTTCACATTTCACTTCAATG TTCACGCCATCGGAATCGAGCTCGGAAGACCTGCAGACATGATCCTTGCTGTGAAAATATCACTCATACTTTGTGCAGTCATCTACTTTGCCATTGGCATTTTTGGGTACCTTCTGTTCGGGGATTCGACCATGGATGACATACTCGTGAATTTCAATCAAACGTCTGTAGGTTCAACGATCAGCTCGTTGATGTGTGATATAATACGACTAAGTTATGCACTCCATTTGGTTCTTGTGTTCCCTCTGCTGAACTTTTCATTAAGGGCAAATATTGACGAGTTTCTGTTCTCCAAAAGGCCTGTTTTGACAGTGGATACCAAAAGATTCGCGTTCCTTACTCTTGCCTTGTTAGTTGTGATCTACATTTTGGCCATAACGATTCCTAGTATTTCATATATTTTCCAGTTCATGGGGTCAACTTCAGCTGTCTGCCTTGCCTTCATTTTCCCCGGTGCAATCGCCTTAAG AGACATTCATGGGATATCTTCAAGAAGAGACAAGATAATAGCAGTATCGATGATAGCTCTTGCAGTAGTTACAAGCAGCATAGCTATTTCTACCAACATATACAAGATGATTGTAAATAGTTCATAA
- the LOC142549245 gene encoding chalcone isomerase-like protein 2 gives MDTEVKAVMVDEVPFPTQIIFTKPLPLLGYGITDIEIHFLQIKFTAIGVYLDPQILDNLHIWKGKSADEIAKDDAFFEAIISAPVEKFIRVVVIKEIKGSQYGVQLESAVRDRLAAVDKYEEEEEEALEQVSAFFQTKYFKKDSILSFYFSATPPTLEMGFSCEGKEDSKVEVKNANVVEMILKWYLGGSRGLSPATISSLAKTLSEELAK, from the exons A TGGATACTGAAGTTAAGGCTGTAATGGTGGATGAAGTGCCTTTTCCTACACAAATTATTTTCACCAAGCCATTGCCTTTGCTAGGTTATG GAATTACGGATATTGAGATACACTTCCTCCAGATTAAGTTTACAGCGATTGGAGTATACTTGGATCCTCAAATTTTGGACAATTTACATATATGGAAGGGAAAATCTGCTGATGAAATTGCAAAAGATGATGCTTTTTTTGAGGCTATAATTTCAG ctCCAGTAGAAAAATTTATCAGAGTGGTGGTGATCAAGGAGATAAAAGGCTCGCAATATGGAGTTCAACTAGAGAGTGCGGTTAGGGATCGTTTGGCAGCTGTTGATAAATACGAGGAAGAGGAAGAGGAGGCTTTGGAGCAAGTTTCGGCCTTTTTTCAAACCAAGTATTTCAAGAAAGATTCAATCTTGTCTTTCTATTTCTCAGCCACTCCCCCAACTCTTGAG ATGGGATTTTCGTGCGAGGGGAAAGAAGATTCAAAAGTCGAGGTGAAGAATGCAAATGTGGTGGAGATGATTCTAAAATGGTACTTGGGAGGGAGCAGGGGACTCTCCCCAGCCACTATTTCCTCATTGGCTAAGACCCTTTCCGAAGAGTTGGCAAAATAA